One genomic window of Gossypium hirsutum isolate 1008001.06 chromosome D11, Gossypium_hirsutum_v2.1, whole genome shotgun sequence includes the following:
- the LOC107912201 gene encoding cationic amino acid transporter 7, chloroplastic: MATNQSTHNKPFFFNYFQSLSQTPHRLRKRMLATWTPDQELNRIRLRSGADMKRKLKWFDLVALGVGGMLGVGVFVTTGNVARNTTGPSVFISYIVAGISALLSSLCYTEFSVQVPVAGGAFSYLRVTFGEFVGYFAGANILMEYVLSNAAVARSFTEYLCSAFGVSDPNSWRVEVHGLLQGYNKLDFIAVAVVLLLTLCLSHSTKESSMLNLIMTIFHIVFFGFIIIASFYNGNVNNLVKPKGLAPYGVRGVLDGAAIVYFSYIGYDSVSTLAEEIQNPRLSLPVGIVGSVLIVSGLYCLMALALCMMVPYQQIAETASYSMAFQRIGWKWAGNVVGAGASLGIIASLLVAMLGQARYLCVIGRARLVPLWLSKVHPSTGTPLNATLFLGLCTASISLFTDLDIVIEMISIGTLLVFYLVANALIYRKYVIIAKNPPFPTLSFLCFLTLTAIGFSVSWKMEHQWWGLPLFGGIMVIITALFHYMVPRFGQPSEWSVPLMPWPAAISIFLNVFLMTTLKTMSFKRFAIWGCLITVFYVLYGVHSTFEAEELEKETMDVNEVPNPSLQLTKLDA; encoded by the exons ATGGCAACAAATCAGTCCACACACAACAAACCTTTCTTCTTCAACTACTTCCAATCACTTTCCCAAACCCCTCATAGGCTCAGAAAGAGAATGCTAGCGACGTGGACCCCAGACCAAGAGCTTAATCGAATCAGGCTAAGGTCTGGTGCTGATATGAAAAGGAAACTCAAGTGGTTCGATTTAGTAGCTCTCGGTGTTGGTGGAATGCTCGGTGTCGGCGTCTTCGTCACCACCGGCAATGTTGCTCGCAACACCACCGGCCCATCTGTTTTCATTTCGTATATCGTTGCTGGAATTTCAGCACTCCTCTCTTCTTTGTGTTACACTGAATTTTCAGTCCAGGTCCCAGTTGCCGGTGGTGCCTTCAGTTACCTGAGAGTGACTTTCG GTGAATTTGTGGGGTATTTTGCTGGAGCAAACATATTAATGGAGTATGTATTATCAAATGCTGCTGTGGCAAGAAGTTTTACAGAGTATTTATGCTCAGCTTTTGGAGTAAGTGATCCAAATTCATGGAGAGTTGAAGTTCATGGACTGCTACAAGGCTATAACAAGCTGGATTTCATTGCTGTTGCTGTTGTTCTTCTTTTAACTCTTTGCCTAAGCCATAG TACAAAGGAAAGCTCCATGTTGAACCTTATTATGACAATCTTTCATATTGTTTTCTTTGGGTTCATCATAATCGCCAGTTTCTACAATGGGAATGTTAATAACTTGGTGAAGCCAAAAGGGTTAGCTCCATATGGTGTTAGAGGCGTGCTTGATGGTGCAGCCATAGTTTACTTCAGTTACATAGGATATGACTCAGTCTCAACCTTGGCTGAAGAGATTCAAAACCCTCGTCTAAGCCTTCCAGTTGGTATCGTCGGTTCAGTCCTCATTGTCTCGGGACTTTACTGTCTTATGGCCTTGGCACTATGCATGATGGTCCCTTACCAACAG ATAGCTGAAACAGCATCATATTCAATGGCTTTCCAAAGAATTGGCTGGAAATGGGCAGGGAATGTTGTTGGGGCAGGAGCAAGCTTAGGGATCATAGCGTCTCTTTTGGTTGCCATGTTAGGCCAAGCTAGGTACCTTTGTGTTATAGGAAGGGCAAGGCTAGTTCCATTATGGCTATCTAAGGTTCACCCTTCAACAGGCACCCCATTGAATGCCACACTCTTTTTGG GGCTTTGTACGGCATCAATATCACTCTTCACCGACCTTGACATAGTGATCGAAATGATCTCCATCGGCACCTTGTTAGTGTTCTACCTCGTAGCCAATGCTCtcatttatagaaaatatgtgaTCATAGCTAAAAACCCACCATTCCCTACACTGTCTTTCCTTTGTTTCTTGACCTTAACTGCAATAGGTTTCTCCGTTTCATGGAAAATGGAACATCAATGGTGGGGTTTGCCTCTATTCGGTGGGATCATGGTTATTATTACAGCTTTGTTTCATTACATGGTCCCAAGGTTTGGTCAACCTAGTGAATGGTCAGTGCCGTTGATGCCATGGCCGGCTGCTATATCCATTTTCCTTAATGTCTTCCTTATGACGACATTGAAAACGATGTCGTTCAAAAGGTTTGCAATATGGGGATGTTTAATAACTGTGTTCTACGTGTTGTACGGGGTACACTCAACATTTGAAGCAGAAGAGCTGGAGAAAGAAACCATGGATGTTAATGAAGTTCCAAACCCATCTCTCCAATTAACAAAACTAGATGCTTAA